The proteins below are encoded in one region of Neodiprion virginianus isolate iyNeoVirg1 chromosome 7, iyNeoVirg1.1, whole genome shotgun sequence:
- the LOC124309402 gene encoding calcineurin B homologous protein 1 isoform X2 codes for MGNRSSLLLREEEIAQIQDATGFTPNQIERLYSRFTSLDRGDCGTLSREDFLRIPELAINPLGDRIVNAFFEEGGSDRVNFLQFMQVLAHFRPIKKNSPNRLNSRQEKLKFAFRMYDLDNDDLISKDELLAILHMMVGANISEEQLTSIAERTIVEADENGDGMISFEEFVKALERTDVEQKMSIRFLS; via the exons ATGGGGAATCGATCCAGCCTACTATTGCGTGAGGAGGAAATTGCGCAAATTCAGGATGCGACTGGAT TTACACCAAACCAAATAGAGCGACTGTATAGCAGATTCACCAGCTTGGATCGTGGGGATTGTGGGACCTTGAGCCGTGAGGATTTCCTCAGAATCCCTGAGTTAGCCATTAATCCACTTGGTGACAGAATTGTGAACGCGTTCTTCGAAGAGGGCGGCAGTGACAGAGTCAACTTTCTCCAATTCATGCAAGTCTTGGCCCACTTTAGGCCTATTAAAAAGAACAGTCCAAATCGGCTAAACTCTAgacaagaaaaattgaaat tTGCCTTCAGAATGTACGATTTGGATAACGATGATTTAATTTCAAAGGATGAATTACTGGCAATCTTGCATATGATGGTGGGGGCCAATATAAG TGAAGAACAGCTGACTAGCATCGCCGAGCGGACTATAGTAGAGGCTGATGAAAATGGGGATGGGATGATTTCATTCGAGGAATTTGTCAAAGCATTGGAAAGGACGGacgttgaacaaaaaatgtcCATCAGATTTCTTAGCTAA
- the LOC124309402 gene encoding calcineurin B homologous protein 1 isoform X1 gives MMIWICLFMLQPQNSRQSCPNYYPSRVLASFYKQLTRQKLITKICQGYPSLDLSVNDSRLTNRIMGNRSSLLLREEEIAQIQDATGFTPNQIERLYSRFTSLDRGDCGTLSREDFLRIPELAINPLGDRIVNAFFEEGGSDRVNFLQFMQVLAHFRPIKKNSPNRLNSRQEKLKFAFRMYDLDNDDLISKDELLAILHMMVGANISEEQLTSIAERTIVEADENGDGMISFEEFVKALERTDVEQKMSIRFLS, from the exons ATGATGATATGGATCTGTCTATTTATGTTACAGCCACAGAATAGTCGCCAAAGTTGTCCCAATTATTATCCGTCACGTGTATTAGCGTCATTCTACAAACAACTTACCCGCCAAAAACTGATCACGAAAATTTGCCAGGGGTACCCGTCTTTAGATTTATCAGTCAACGACTCACGGCTGACAAAC AGGATAATGGGGAATCGATCCAGCCTACTATTGCGTGAGGAGGAAATTGCGCAAATTCAGGATGCGACTGGAT TTACACCAAACCAAATAGAGCGACTGTATAGCAGATTCACCAGCTTGGATCGTGGGGATTGTGGGACCTTGAGCCGTGAGGATTTCCTCAGAATCCCTGAGTTAGCCATTAATCCACTTGGTGACAGAATTGTGAACGCGTTCTTCGAAGAGGGCGGCAGTGACAGAGTCAACTTTCTCCAATTCATGCAAGTCTTGGCCCACTTTAGGCCTATTAAAAAGAACAGTCCAAATCGGCTAAACTCTAgacaagaaaaattgaaat tTGCCTTCAGAATGTACGATTTGGATAACGATGATTTAATTTCAAAGGATGAATTACTGGCAATCTTGCATATGATGGTGGGGGCCAATATAAG TGAAGAACAGCTGACTAGCATCGCCGAGCGGACTATAGTAGAGGCTGATGAAAATGGGGATGGGATGATTTCATTCGAGGAATTTGTCAAAGCATTGGAAAGGACGGacgttgaacaaaaaatgtcCATCAGATTTCTTAGCTAA